One part of the Sorangiineae bacterium MSr11954 genome encodes these proteins:
- a CDS encoding aminotransferase class I/II-fold pyridoxal phosphate-dependent enzyme, translating into MDEMTQRLSELPAIKLAFAAKQLRDKQRVIQAEPIAIIGLSCRFPGDAASPEGFWELLRQGRDTLERVPAERWDADALYDPRPGTPGKMHVRDGHFVRNVADFDPLFFGIAPKEARSMDPQQRLLLEVCHEALERACQAPDRLRGTKTGVFMGIMHLDFAAREAGAGGSVVNMANMSFNRLCIAAGRIAYALGLQGPAIALDTACSSSLVTVHQACQSLRQGDCDLALAGGVNLNLAPETMIVQSHKGMLSADGRCKSFAAGADGFGRGEGAGVVVLKRLSDAIADGDDVLALVRGSAVNHSGTSSGLTVPNGRALERLVRDALTVAGVRPDQVSYVEAQGTGTALGDSIEMQALGRAFAGARKEPLWVGSVKTNIGHLEAAAGIAALIKVVLALQNERIPQHLHFDEPNPTIAWDTLPVRIATHAVRWPAEDRRIAGVSAFGYSGTNAHVVVEGAPPLAHVRPAPLADERPARVLALSARTDAALREHAARFAEALAHTHASPASVAHSANAGRNAMAHRLAVVGRDVAAWRAQLHAIARGHVVAGALAGSVLGGPPPLVAFVFPSTWTVARERAIALARSEPVVRGVLERCRAELPDASRASELWFDGAQGTPLEHAALFAWQMALAGLWRSWGIEPEAVLGHGPGELAAACTAGIVSLEDGLRLAIAWGRQGDASASAHHERARIVAGVAFATSALRAISTAEAHGSDEPMTHAGHWLRHLERAPGAARTEQALAGGIRTLQSAGYQAFLSLGGDDPWLAHARAAIDGPHAPASADAPQASASADAPYAPAGAARTLHLWSSMPAGPNEPHGIAHTLAACFVAGLPVRWSNVDAAWANASLVLPTYPFQRRRYWPDDPRPARTHSPEHLDSPAHADHADDPTPATSALARRIQALPPEEGRPLVHASFVEQLRAVLGLEADDTFDHAASLSALGLDSLMSADLHRRITKHLGVTLPPELLMSPTSVLALSAETHRLLCLGALAQPAAPPAPDTPVHWAQRTFDQFMNRGARDLTEVEDLRSWRTAMQNDGLEAVFERPHLSSPGPSVAVLQADGSTSRCVSFTSYNYLGYANHPHVITGAKDALDTYGLGASSSPVLGGTLGVHGEFERALADYLGQPGYGVSLFSSGYNANLGAISALLNEHQYLVCDRKVHMSVLEGGKLSGAKIRFFAHNDPADLERVLAGIDARRHRVIVAMDGVYSVSGTFGRVAEIAEVTKRWGAYLLVDEAHSMLLTGPNGRGVAAAQGVLDKVDLLVMTMSKSFGGVGGAVYAKEELAHYINWFARCRMFSCALNPGVVGGLAKVPALAASLDGSLRRERLMRNANMLRALLRDHVSIGESESWVIPVYIGSYDKIAYLGDWLRRQGLEVGTVSYPAVAKDSSCLRLFVTSEHTDEQLEFASNVIIGGADEFDYRAERGAKSQE; encoded by the coding sequence ATGGATGAAATGACACAACGGTTGTCCGAGCTGCCGGCCATCAAGCTCGCCTTTGCCGCCAAACAACTGCGCGACAAGCAGCGCGTGATCCAGGCCGAGCCCATCGCCATCATCGGCCTGAGCTGCCGCTTCCCCGGCGACGCCGCCAGCCCGGAGGGCTTTTGGGAGCTGCTCCGCCAGGGCCGAGACACCCTCGAGCGCGTACCGGCGGAGCGCTGGGACGCCGATGCCCTGTACGATCCGAGGCCCGGAACACCCGGCAAGATGCACGTGCGCGACGGGCACTTCGTGCGCAACGTGGCCGACTTCGATCCGCTCTTCTTCGGCATCGCCCCGAAGGAGGCGCGCTCGATGGACCCCCAGCAGCGCCTGCTCCTCGAGGTGTGCCACGAAGCCCTCGAGCGCGCGTGCCAGGCGCCCGATCGCCTGCGCGGCACCAAGACGGGCGTGTTCATGGGCATCATGCACCTCGACTTCGCCGCACGCGAGGCCGGCGCGGGCGGCTCGGTGGTCAACATGGCCAACATGTCGTTCAACCGCCTGTGCATCGCGGCCGGGCGCATCGCGTACGCGCTCGGCCTTCAAGGTCCGGCCATCGCGCTCGACACCGCGTGCTCCTCGTCGCTGGTGACCGTGCACCAGGCTTGCCAGAGCCTGCGCCAGGGCGACTGCGATCTGGCCCTGGCGGGCGGCGTCAACTTGAACCTGGCGCCCGAGACGATGATCGTCCAGTCGCACAAGGGCATGCTGTCGGCGGATGGCCGCTGCAAATCGTTCGCGGCCGGCGCCGACGGGTTCGGGCGCGGCGAGGGCGCTGGCGTGGTCGTCTTGAAACGTTTGTCGGACGCCATCGCCGATGGCGACGACGTGCTGGCGCTGGTCCGTGGCTCGGCGGTGAACCATAGCGGCACGAGCAGCGGGCTCACGGTGCCGAACGGCCGCGCGCTGGAGCGGCTGGTGCGCGACGCGCTCACGGTGGCCGGCGTGCGGCCGGACCAAGTCAGCTATGTCGAAGCGCAGGGCACGGGCACCGCGCTGGGCGACTCCATCGAGATGCAGGCCCTGGGGCGCGCGTTCGCGGGCGCGCGCAAGGAGCCTCTCTGGGTCGGCTCGGTCAAGACCAACATCGGGCACTTGGAGGCGGCGGCCGGCATCGCCGCGCTGATCAAGGTGGTCCTGGCGCTGCAGAACGAACGGATCCCGCAGCACCTGCACTTCGACGAGCCGAACCCCACCATCGCATGGGACACGCTGCCCGTGCGCATCGCCACCCACGCCGTTCGATGGCCCGCCGAGGATCGCCGCATCGCCGGCGTGAGCGCCTTCGGCTACAGCGGCACCAACGCCCATGTGGTGGTGGAGGGCGCGCCCCCTCTGGCGCACGTCCGCCCCGCGCCCCTCGCCGACGAGCGCCCCGCGCGGGTCCTCGCGCTCAGCGCCCGAACCGACGCGGCCTTGCGCGAGCACGCGGCGCGCTTCGCCGAGGCGCTCGCGCACACGCACGCATCGCCGGCCAGCGTCGCGCACAGCGCCAACGCGGGCCGCAACGCCATGGCGCATCGGCTGGCCGTGGTCGGACGCGACGTCGCCGCGTGGCGCGCGCAGCTCCACGCCATCGCGCGAGGCCACGTCGTGGCGGGCGCGCTCGCGGGCTCGGTCCTGGGCGGTCCGCCCCCGCTGGTCGCCTTCGTCTTTCCCTCCACGTGGACCGTCGCGCGCGAGCGCGCCATCGCCCTTGCGCGCAGCGAGCCCGTGGTGCGCGGCGTCCTCGAACGATGCCGTGCCGAGCTGCCCGACGCGTCGCGCGCGTCCGAGCTTTGGTTCGACGGTGCGCAAGGAACTCCGCTGGAGCACGCGGCGCTCTTCGCGTGGCAGATGGCCCTCGCGGGCCTATGGCGCTCCTGGGGGATCGAGCCGGAGGCCGTCCTGGGGCACGGTCCGGGGGAGCTCGCCGCCGCGTGCACGGCGGGGATCGTGTCCCTCGAGGACGGTCTGCGCTTGGCCATCGCGTGGGGACGCCAGGGCGATGCGTCCGCGTCCGCGCACCACGAGCGCGCCCGAATCGTGGCCGGCGTGGCCTTCGCAACCTCGGCCCTGCGCGCGATCTCCACCGCGGAAGCACACGGGTCGGACGAGCCGATGACCCACGCCGGCCACTGGTTGCGGCACCTCGAGCGCGCACCAGGCGCCGCCCGCACCGAGCAGGCCCTCGCCGGCGGCATCCGCACCTTGCAAAGCGCCGGATACCAGGCGTTTCTCTCCCTTGGCGGCGATGACCCATGGCTCGCCCACGCACGCGCCGCCATCGACGGCCCGCACGCGCCCGCCTCCGCCGACGCGCCGCAGGCGTCCGCCTCGGCCGATGCGCCGTACGCACCTGCGGGGGCCGCGCGCACCCTTCACCTCTGGTCGAGCATGCCCGCGGGCCCCAACGAGCCGCACGGCATCGCGCACACCTTGGCCGCGTGCTTCGTGGCGGGCCTGCCCGTCCGATGGTCGAACGTCGATGCAGCATGGGCCAACGCATCGCTGGTGCTCCCCACGTACCCGTTTCAGCGTCGCCGGTACTGGCCCGACGACCCGCGCCCCGCGCGCACGCACAGCCCCGAGCACCTCGACAGCCCCGCGCACGCGGACCACGCCGACGACCCCACGCCGGCCACCTCCGCCCTCGCCCGGCGCATTCAAGCGCTCCCCCCCGAAGAAGGCCGCCCCCTCGTCCACGCCTCCTTCGTGGAGCAACTCCGCGCCGTGCTGGGCCTGGAAGCCGATGACACCTTCGACCACGCCGCCTCCCTCTCCGCCCTCGGCCTCGACTCCCTCATGTCCGCCGATCTGCACCGCCGCATCACCAAGCACCTGGGCGTCACCTTGCCCCCGGAGCTCCTCATGAGCCCGACCTCCGTCCTCGCCCTGAGCGCCGAGACCCATCGCCTCCTCTGCCTCGGCGCGCTCGCGCAGCCCGCCGCCCCACCCGCGCCGGACACCCCGGTGCATTGGGCGCAGCGCACCTTCGACCAATTCATGAACCGCGGCGCCCGCGACCTCACCGAGGTCGAAGACCTCCGCAGCTGGCGCACCGCCATGCAAAACGATGGGCTCGAGGCCGTCTTCGAGCGCCCGCACCTGTCGTCGCCCGGGCCCAGCGTGGCCGTCCTCCAGGCGGATGGATCCACGTCCCGATGCGTGAGCTTTACGAGCTACAATTACCTTGGCTACGCCAATCACCCGCACGTCATCACCGGCGCCAAAGACGCCCTCGACACGTACGGGCTCGGCGCCTCGTCATCGCCCGTGCTGGGCGGCACCTTGGGCGTTCACGGCGAGTTCGAGCGCGCCCTCGCCGACTACCTCGGACAGCCCGGCTACGGCGTCAGCCTCTTCTCGTCCGGCTACAACGCCAACCTGGGCGCCATCTCCGCGCTGCTCAACGAGCATCAATACTTGGTCTGCGACCGCAAAGTGCATATGTCCGTCCTCGAGGGCGGAAAGCTCTCCGGCGCCAAAATCCGCTTCTTCGCCCACAACGATCCGGCCGATCTCGAGCGCGTGCTCGCCGGCATCGACGCGCGCCGCCACCGCGTGATCGTGGCCATGGACGGCGTGTACTCGGTGAGCGGCACGTTCGGCCGCGTGGCCGAGATCGCCGAGGTCACCAAGCGCTGGGGCGCGTATTTGCTCGTCGACGAGGCGCACTCCATGCTGCTCACCGGTCCAAACGGGCGCGGTGTGGCCGCCGCCCAAGGGGTGCTCGACAAGGTCGACCTCTTGGTGATGACCATGAGCAAATCGTTCGGGGGCGTGGGCGGCGCCGTCTACGCCAAAGAAGAATTGGCGCACTACATCAATTGGTTCGCGCGCTGCCGCATGTTCTCGTGCGCGCTCAACCCGGGCGTGGTCGGCGGCCTGGCCAAGGTGCCGGCGCTGGCCGCGAGCCTCGATGGCTCCCTCCGCCGCGAGCGCTTGATGCGCAACGCCAACATGCTCCGCGCCCTCTTGCGCGACCATGTATCCATCGGCGAGTCCGAGTCGTGGGTCATCCCCGTTTACATCGGCTCTTACGATAAAATTGCTTATCTGGGGGATTGGCTGCGCCGGCAAGGGCTCGAGGTGGGCACTGTTTCCTATCCCGCCGTGGCCAAGGACTCCTCGTGCCTTCGCTTGTTCGTCACGAGCGAGCACACGGACGAGCAGCTCGAATTTGCCTCGAACGTCATTATCGGCGGTGCCGATGAATTCGATTATCGCGCCGAGCGCGGCGCGAAATCCCAGGAATGA
- a CDS encoding methyltransferase domain-containing protein, with product MTTEWTVERRSHATDVLAAHYDLTTEATQLVMGDHMHFGLFTDKNDSLAKATVRMVDFAVAGSGLGKDTHVLDVGCGSGHAAIYLNEKYGCRVTGISTSARGIELARAHVKGRGSALKFEVADAIRTGLPSESCDVVFIMETACHVKDLGALMVESRRVLKPGGRLIVTDPVARKGPVGHFVFMLKNGPRLIPMKLAWGPGIYMRNPGVYATHALEAGFRSLEIVDLSEDVKPSADRWKERALEVRETLLQTSVGKSVLRKFTTGCDHMRFVLEQGFFGHMLLRARKHEPARD from the coding sequence ATGACCACGGAATGGACTGTCGAACGTCGATCGCACGCGACCGATGTGCTCGCGGCGCACTACGATCTCACCACCGAGGCCACCCAGCTGGTGATGGGCGATCATATGCATTTCGGTTTATTTACGGACAAGAACGACTCGCTGGCGAAGGCCACCGTCCGCATGGTGGACTTCGCCGTGGCCGGAAGCGGGCTGGGTAAAGACACCCATGTGCTCGACGTGGGTTGCGGCTCCGGCCACGCCGCCATTTACCTGAACGAAAAGTACGGTTGCCGGGTCACCGGTATCTCCACCAGCGCACGGGGCATCGAGCTCGCCCGAGCCCATGTCAAAGGGCGCGGCAGTGCGTTGAAATTCGAGGTGGCCGACGCCATTCGGACGGGCCTTCCGTCCGAGTCTTGCGATGTCGTCTTCATCATGGAAACGGCGTGCCACGTCAAAGATCTGGGCGCGCTCATGGTGGAGTCGCGGCGTGTCCTCAAGCCCGGCGGCCGGTTGATTGTCACCGATCCCGTCGCGCGCAAAGGCCCCGTCGGCCACTTCGTATTCATGTTGAAGAACGGACCGCGCTTGATCCCCATGAAGCTCGCCTGGGGCCCCGGCATCTACATGCGCAACCCCGGCGTGTATGCCACGCACGCCCTCGAGGCCGGCTTTCGCAGCCTGGAGATCGTCGACCTCTCGGAGGACGTGAAACCCTCGGCCGACCGCTGGAAGGAGCGCGCGCTCGAGGTTCGCGAGACGCTCCTGCAGACGAGCGTCGGCAAATCCGTCCTCCGCAAATTCACCACCGGGTGCGACCACATGCGGTTCGTGCTCGAGCAGGGCTTCTTCGGCCATATGCTCCTTCGCGCCCGCAAGCACGAACCCGCGCGGGACTGA
- a CDS encoding type I polyketide synthase, translating to MTEMNHDHDQADNAERANLDALRRAAHVIQELQARVEKLQKAAPEPIAIVSTACRFPGGCNTPRAFWELLAAGKDTVRDVPAERWDAERLYDPERRKRWSAYTKVGSFLDEDVSAFDAEAFGVSPREAGSIDPQQRILLEVAWEAIENAGISVQSLSGSRTGVYMGVLSVDYGRIPLESLHPEDLPYSGTGMEFSFPAGRISYHLGLRGPSMVVASACSSSLVCLHQAAAALRNRECDLALAGGVNLMLSPEPYIVLSKLGAIAPDGRCKTFDDSADGYGRGEGLGVIVLKRLSDAVRDGNPVLALVAGSAVNHDGSAGGISVPNGAAQQEVIQQALASAGLSPDHIDYVEAHGTGTSLGDPIELDALHAIFGPGRDPRRPLLVGSVKSNIGHLEGAAGVASIIKVVEALRHRRIPRHIGMRTPSSHVDWQRGSLRVVTEETPWSDPPARRFAGISAFGLSGINAHIVLAAPDDAVAQAQALSGAPAPPSPATHANEEGPQIVALSAKTAPALAALVQSYRTALGPDGTLHEASLRDLAYTSQIGRAHLAHRVALTVTSSSDLRAQLDRLSDPEALRSAQRTTPPQRPKIAFLCSGQGSQYAHMGRELYEQEPAFRSALDHCAQILAPHLERPLLDVLFDARPDAAGDADDPSAPLHPIHDTRYTQPALVALEIALAALWRERGVEPDRLLGHSVGELTAAHLAGVFDREGVLALIAARARLMAALPRTGQMWTVFAERAQVERAIALAAAGAQVAIAATNGPANVVISGPADGVARVIAHLRAIPVRVQRLTVSHAFHSALMEPMLEDFARVARTVRYAPPQLPLVSNLTGKLAGPEVATAAYWVDHVRREVRFEAGMHTLEQLDTAIYLELGPRPALLGLGQGALPASRAVWIPSLRKGRDASRQMLEALAELHGAGVDVRWKALHRDPRPQVLVLPNYPFQRAKYWIRTLENWGEESGKIKLAHALLGERVASPAKQVQYHNALDASRPAFVAHHLVYGAVVLPGACYLEMALAGGQRALGTHDVQVSDVTFHQPLELGTTPTRVATVFTPAEGRSYTFEIASLDPETSLDQPSWVCHASGRVHLGERAPREAHLAPRDPAAARDTKVDRAALQARCPRTQDVARFYEDLQRTGITYGAAFRGIHEVYAGEGETLARIVCDPSLAKEAESLRLHPALLDACFQSLGAGFDGQAPSDDAYLPVGAGALRFFRSPGREFWVHARTTGDLGGELSADLALFAPDGEPIAELTSFRFKPVSRERIVRSKQRALRKWLYDVAWRPSRAVDMANDRFRNRGVLLFAEATGLGGELREALVAQSAQPYMVVAGPAFQRLDARTFQIHPARPHDYRAVLDTLEREGLTIDAVVHLGSLRRAARESDLPAAAHAHASELLHLTQALVARGGKNAPRLWVVTQGALASAGGGDALELAGAVAWGLGKVILLEHPELQLKYIDLPARDTDQLAMRLLAELTADDAETYVALRKDGRRVPRLQRAPALAASGDPLRFRADATYLITGGAGALGALTARFLGERGAGCLALVSRRGASALPPDVRAELEATGAKVIVLEGDIGNEADVVRMLGTIAAELPPLRGILHAAGVLDDGVILQQTPERFAKVMGPKIDGAMHLHRHTRDLPLDHFVLYASAASVMGRPGQSNYVAANLFLDELAHLRRAQGLPALSIDWGAWRWVGLAAERTAGEDMTSKDMAAGIDAIEPEQGLAILEMLMRSHPAQAAVMPLDWSKLGPLASMPMFSELRAGAEESDPSGPPFVRTLLEAPPRERRAQLSRHIELLIMKTLGIQADHLPSPAQGFSELGMDSLMAVELRNRLQKSFERVFPGTVAFDHPNLEALTAFVASEVLPVEEAPAGSAPESPVDADVAAMLDDILLREDAELRF from the coding sequence ATGACCGAGATGAACCACGACCACGACCAAGCCGACAACGCCGAGAGAGCCAACCTGGACGCCCTACGACGCGCGGCCCACGTCATTCAGGAGCTGCAAGCCCGGGTGGAGAAGCTGCAAAAGGCGGCCCCCGAGCCGATCGCCATCGTATCGACCGCGTGCCGCTTTCCCGGCGGGTGCAACACGCCCCGCGCGTTCTGGGAGCTGCTCGCGGCCGGCAAGGACACCGTTCGCGACGTGCCGGCCGAGCGCTGGGACGCCGAGCGGCTCTACGATCCCGAGCGCCGCAAGCGCTGGTCGGCGTACACCAAGGTGGGCAGCTTCCTCGACGAGGACGTGTCGGCGTTCGACGCCGAGGCGTTCGGGGTATCGCCCCGCGAGGCCGGGTCCATCGATCCGCAGCAGCGCATCTTGCTCGAGGTGGCCTGGGAGGCCATCGAGAACGCGGGCATCTCCGTGCAGTCGCTCTCGGGCAGCCGGACGGGCGTTTACATGGGGGTGCTCTCCGTCGACTACGGCCGCATCCCCCTCGAGAGCCTCCACCCGGAGGATCTGCCCTACAGCGGCACGGGCATGGAGTTCAGCTTTCCGGCGGGCCGCATCTCGTACCATCTGGGGCTGCGCGGTCCGAGCATGGTGGTGGCGAGCGCCTGCTCGTCGAGCCTGGTGTGCTTGCATCAAGCGGCGGCCGCGCTACGAAATCGGGAGTGCGATCTGGCGCTGGCCGGCGGCGTCAACCTGATGCTGTCGCCCGAGCCCTACATCGTGCTCTCGAAGCTGGGCGCCATCGCGCCCGATGGTCGCTGCAAGACGTTCGACGACTCCGCCGACGGCTATGGGCGCGGGGAAGGCTTGGGCGTGATCGTGCTCAAACGCCTCTCCGACGCGGTCCGCGACGGCAACCCGGTGCTGGCGCTGGTGGCCGGATCCGCCGTGAACCACGATGGATCGGCCGGTGGGATCTCGGTGCCCAACGGGGCCGCGCAGCAGGAGGTGATCCAGCAGGCCCTCGCGTCCGCGGGCCTCTCGCCCGATCACATCGACTACGTGGAGGCCCACGGCACGGGCACGTCCCTGGGCGATCCCATCGAGCTCGACGCGCTGCACGCCATCTTCGGCCCCGGCCGCGATCCACGGCGGCCCCTGTTGGTCGGCTCCGTCAAGTCGAACATCGGTCACCTCGAGGGCGCGGCCGGCGTGGCCAGCATCATCAAGGTGGTCGAGGCCTTGCGCCATCGCCGCATCCCGCGCCACATCGGCATGCGCACGCCGAGCTCCCACGTCGACTGGCAGCGCGGCTCCTTGCGCGTCGTCACCGAGGAGACCCCCTGGTCCGATCCCCCGGCGCGCCGCTTTGCCGGCATCTCGGCGTTCGGCTTGAGCGGCATCAACGCGCACATCGTGCTCGCCGCACCCGACGATGCCGTGGCGCAGGCGCAAGCGCTATCGGGTGCGCCGGCGCCGCCGTCGCCTGCGACCCACGCCAACGAAGAAGGCCCGCAGATCGTCGCGCTGAGCGCGAAGACCGCGCCGGCACTCGCCGCCCTGGTGCAAAGCTACCGCACCGCCCTGGGCCCGGACGGAACCTTGCACGAAGCGTCGCTGCGCGATCTCGCCTACACCAGCCAGATCGGCCGCGCGCACCTCGCGCACCGGGTGGCCCTCACCGTCACGTCCTCGAGCGACTTGCGCGCGCAGCTCGATCGCCTCTCCGACCCGGAGGCTCTTCGGAGCGCCCAGCGCACCACCCCCCCGCAACGCCCCAAAATCGCATTTCTATGCTCCGGCCAGGGCTCCCAATACGCACACATGGGCCGCGAGCTGTACGAGCAGGAGCCCGCATTTCGAAGCGCCCTCGATCACTGCGCGCAGATCCTCGCGCCGCACCTCGAACGCCCGCTCTTGGACGTCCTGTTCGACGCGCGCCCCGATGCCGCCGGCGACGCAGACGATCCGTCCGCACCGCTTCACCCGATTCACGACACCCGCTACACGCAGCCGGCGCTGGTCGCATTGGAGATCGCCCTGGCGGCGCTCTGGCGCGAACGCGGCGTCGAGCCCGATCGGCTCCTGGGCCACAGCGTGGGCGAGCTCACCGCCGCGCACCTCGCGGGCGTGTTCGATCGCGAGGGCGTCCTCGCGCTCATCGCCGCGCGCGCCCGACTGATGGCGGCCTTGCCCCGCACCGGCCAAATGTGGACCGTGTTCGCCGAGCGCGCCCAGGTGGAGCGCGCCATCGCCCTCGCAGCGGCCGGCGCACAGGTGGCCATCGCGGCGACCAACGGCCCCGCCAACGTGGTGATCTCCGGCCCCGCGGACGGCGTGGCGCGCGTGATCGCGCACCTCCGAGCGATCCCGGTGCGCGTCCAACGGCTGACGGTCAGCCACGCCTTTCACTCGGCCCTGATGGAGCCGATGCTCGAGGACTTTGCGCGCGTCGCACGCACGGTGCGCTATGCCCCTCCGCAGCTGCCGCTGGTCTCCAACCTGACGGGCAAGCTCGCCGGCCCCGAGGTCGCCACCGCGGCCTACTGGGTCGATCACGTGCGCCGCGAGGTGCGCTTCGAGGCGGGCATGCACACGCTCGAACAGCTCGATACGGCGATCTACCTGGAGCTCGGGCCGCGCCCTGCGCTCCTCGGCCTCGGCCAGGGCGCCTTGCCCGCGAGCCGCGCCGTTTGGATCCCGAGCCTGCGCAAAGGTCGCGACGCCAGCCGCCAGATGCTCGAAGCGCTGGCCGAGCTGCACGGCGCCGGGGTGGACGTGCGCTGGAAGGCGCTGCACCGCGACCCGCGGCCGCAGGTGCTCGTCCTCCCGAACTACCCGTTTCAGCGCGCGAAGTATTGGATTCGCACCCTCGAAAACTGGGGCGAGGAGAGCGGCAAGATCAAGCTTGCGCACGCCCTTTTGGGCGAGCGCGTGGCGTCCCCCGCGAAGCAGGTGCAGTACCACAACGCCCTCGACGCCAGCCGGCCGGCCTTCGTCGCGCACCACCTCGTCTATGGCGCGGTGGTCCTCCCCGGCGCTTGCTACCTCGAAATGGCCCTCGCCGGAGGACAGCGCGCGCTCGGTACGCACGACGTGCAGGTCTCGGACGTCACCTTCCACCAGCCCCTGGAGCTCGGCACCACCCCCACCCGGGTGGCCACCGTGTTCACGCCCGCCGAGGGCCGCTCGTACACCTTCGAGATCGCGAGCCTCGATCCCGAGACGTCGCTGGACCAACCGTCGTGGGTCTGCCACGCCAGCGGCCGCGTGCACCTCGGCGAGCGCGCCCCGCGCGAGGCGCACCTCGCGCCGCGCGATCCCGCCGCCGCGCGAGACACCAAGGTCGACCGCGCCGCGCTCCAGGCACGCTGCCCGCGCACCCAAGACGTCGCGCGCTTCTACGAGGACCTCCAGCGCACCGGCATCACGTACGGCGCCGCCTTCCGCGGCATCCACGAGGTCTACGCGGGCGAGGGCGAGACCTTGGCTCGGATCGTGTGCGATCCCAGCCTCGCCAAGGAAGCGGAGTCCCTGCGCCTGCACCCCGCGCTGCTCGACGCGTGCTTTCAATCGCTCGGCGCCGGCTTCGACGGCCAAGCGCCCAGCGACGATGCGTACCTCCCCGTGGGCGCGGGCGCCCTCCGCTTCTTCCGCTCCCCCGGGCGCGAATTCTGGGTTCATGCGCGCACCACCGGTGACCTCGGCGGAGAGCTCTCGGCCGATCTCGCGCTCTTCGCGCCGGATGGGGAGCCCATCGCCGAGCTCACATCGTTTCGGTTCAAGCCGGTCAGCCGCGAGCGGATCGTACGCTCCAAGCAGCGCGCGCTGCGCAAGTGGCTGTACGACGTGGCATGGCGGCCGTCGCGCGCCGTCGACATGGCCAACGACCGCTTCCGAAACCGCGGCGTCCTGCTCTTCGCGGAGGCCACGGGCCTCGGCGGCGAGCTGCGCGAGGCGCTCGTCGCGCAGAGCGCGCAACCTTACATGGTCGTCGCCGGCCCCGCGTTCCAGAGGCTCGACGCGCGCACGTTCCAGATCCACCCCGCGCGGCCCCACGACTACCGCGCCGTGCTCGACACCTTGGAGCGCGAAGGGCTGACCATCGACGCCGTCGTGCACCTGGGGAGCCTTCGAAGAGCCGCCCGCGAGAGCGATCTCCCCGCCGCCGCGCACGCGCACGCCTCCGAGCTCTTGCACCTGACGCAGGCCCTGGTCGCGCGCGGCGGCAAGAACGCTCCGCGCCTCTGGGTGGTGACGCAAGGCGCCCTCGCATCGGCCGGGGGCGGAGACGCCCTCGAGCTCGCGGGCGCCGTCGCGTGGGGGCTCGGCAAGGTGATCCTCCTCGAGCACCCGGAGCTTCAACTCAAGTACATCGACCTGCCCGCGCGCGACACCGACCAACTGGCCATGCGCTTGCTCGCGGAGCTCACGGCCGACGATGCCGAGACGTACGTCGCGCTCCGCAAGGACGGGCGCCGCGTGCCGCGTCTCCAGCGCGCGCCGGCGCTGGCCGCCTCCGGCGATCCGCTGCGATTCCGGGCTGACGCCACGTATCTGATCACGGGCGGCGCCGGCGCCCTCGGCGCGTTGACGGCGCGCTTTCTGGGCGAGCGCGGCGCGGGGTGCCTCGCGCTGGTGAGCCGCCGCGGCGCCTCGGCGCTGCCTCCCGACGTGCGCGCGGAGCTCGAGGCCACCGGCGCCAAGGTGATCGTGCTCGAAGGCGACATCGGCAACGAAGCGGACGTGGTGCGCATGCTGGGCACCATCGCGGCCGAGCTGCCGCCCTTGCGCGGGATCCTCCACGCCGCCGGGGTGCTCGACGATGGCGTCATCCTCCAGCAGACCCCCGAGCGCTTCGCCAAGGTGATGGGCCCCAAGATCGACGGCGCCATGCACCTGCACCGGCACACGCGCGATCTCCCGCTGGATCACTTCGTCCTGTACGCGTCCGCGGCCTCGGTCATGGGCCGCCCCGGGCAGTCGAACTACGTGGCGGCCAACCTCTTTCTCGACGAGCTGGCCCACCTCCGGCGCGCCCAGGGCCTCCCCGCCCTGAGCATCGACTGGGGCGCGTGGCGCTGGGTGGGCCTGGCCGCCGAGCGCACGGCCGGCGAGGACATGACGAGCAAGGACATGGCCGCGGGCATCGACGCGATCGAGCCCGAGCAGGGCCTCGCCATCCTCGAGATGCTGATGCGCAGCCACCCCGCCCAAGCCGCGGTCATGCCGCTCGACTGGAGCAAGCTCGGACCCCTCGCGTCGATGCCCATGTTCTCGGAGCTCCGCGCCGGCGCCGAGGAGTCGGATCCGAGCGGCCCGCCCTTCGTTCGAACGTTGCTCGAAGCGCCCCCGCGCGAGCGGCGCGCCCAGCTGTCGCGGCACATCGAGCTCCTGATCATGAAGACCCTGGGCATCCAGGCGGACCATTTGCCCTCGCCGGCGCAGGGCTTCTCGGAGCTGGGGATGGACTCGCTGATGGCGGTGGAGCTGCGCAACCGCTTGCAAAAGAGCTTCGAGCGCGTCTTCCCCGGCACCGTGGCCTTCGATCACCCCAACCTGGAGGCGCTCACGGCCTTCGTGGCCAGCGAGGTGCTCCCGGTCGAGGAGGCCCCCGCGGGCAGCGCGCCCGAGAGCCCCGTCGACGCCGATGTCGCGGCCATGCTCGACGACATCCTCTTGCGCGAAGACGCCGAGCTGCGCTTCTGA